Sequence from the Ornithinimicrobium humiphilum genome:
CAACTAACCTTGGACACGGAGTTCCCCCTCCGCGTCCACCCTAGGTGTTCGGGCGGGTTCCCGCCATCGGTGAGGGCGGGCGGTCGCGTCCGTCCGGAGGGCGCGCCGACCTGCGGCGGGACACAATGCCGACATGCGAGCACGTGCCTACTGGACCGTCGCCCCGGGTCGGGGAGAGCTCCGCGTCGAGGAGCTGTCCAACCCCGGACACGGCGAGGCCCTCGTGCGCGCCACGGCCTCCGGCGTGAGCCGGGGCAGCGAGCTGCTCGTCCATCGCGGAGGGGTCCCGGCCTCGGTCGCCGACCAGATGCGCGCGCCCTTCCAGGTGGGGGACCTGGCCGGCGGGGGCCCGGTCAAGTACGGCTACCTCTCGGTCGGCGTCGTCGAGGACGGCGAGCCGGACTGGGTGGGCCGCCGCGTCTTCTGCCTGCACCCCCACCAGGACCGGTATGTCGTGCCCGTGTCCGCGCTCAGCCCCCTCCCCGACGAGGTGCCCGACCACCGGGCCGTCCTGCTCGGCACCCTGGAGACGGCCGTCAACGCGCTGTGGGACGGTCGGCCGCTCTACGGCGACCGGGTCGCGGTGGTCGGCGCCGGCATGGTCGGCGCCAGCGTCGCGGCCCTGCTCGCGCAGCTGCCGCTCGAGCGGCTCGAGCTGGTCGATCCCGACCCGGAGCGTGCGGCGCTGGGCGAGCGGCTCGGCGCCCGCGGCGTGGCACCGGAGGGTGCGACTCCCGGCTGCGACGTGGTCTTCCACTGCTCCGCCTCGCCGGAGGGGCTCCAGGCCTCCCTCGACCTCCTCGGTCCCGAGGGCGAGGTCGTCGAGCTGTCCTGGTACGGCGATCGCGCCGTGCCGGTCGAGCTCGGCTCGGCCTTCCACGCCCGGCGGCTGAGGATCCGGGCCAGCCAGGTGAGCACCGTCAGCCCGCACCGCGCCCCCCGGCGCGACCACGCCGGCCGCATGGCCGTGGCGCTGCGGGCGGCGCACGACGACCGCCTCGACGCGCTCCTCGCCGGGCCCACCCCCTTCGCCGAGCTTCCCGACCTGCTGCCCCGGCTCGCCGACGGCGCGCCGGGGCTGTGCCACGTCGTC
This genomic interval carries:
- a CDS encoding zinc-dependent alcohol dehydrogenase, translated to MRARAYWTVAPGRGELRVEELSNPGHGEALVRATASGVSRGSELLVHRGGVPASVADQMRAPFQVGDLAGGGPVKYGYLSVGVVEDGEPDWVGRRVFCLHPHQDRYVVPVSALSPLPDEVPDHRAVLLGTLETAVNALWDGRPLYGDRVAVVGAGMVGASVAALLAQLPLERLELVDPDPERAALGERLGARGVAPEGATPGCDVVFHCSASPEGLQASLDLLGPEGEVVELSWYGDRAVPVELGSAFHARRLRIRASQVSTVSPHRAPRRDHAGRMAVALRAAHDDRLDALLAGPTPFAELPDLLPRLADGAPGLCHVVTYDD